In Phacochoerus africanus isolate WHEZ1 chromosome 2, ROS_Pafr_v1, whole genome shotgun sequence, one DNA window encodes the following:
- the LOC125121195 gene encoding uncharacterized protein LOC125121195: MGAGCLCPGRSWVAAGRRCVSTRPAPGAAKGSTPGAGRAAPLPWLRPCSLGGRTGSCAVGGSGRLIPSRASHACGLEPSPAGAGRREPVERRECAVEEGGQAAAEGGVSFGARVPVGAVPVGSPVETLVLELGRHGCARVWPAKERVPWGPAGLPVLAAGLWRVPRVGPERPTGGRLREPGSRPSGRVALCAVDTQQAWGAVWGRQASGVPRVPWGDRPEGARSRAPGGLVWRAWRVKGERAEPRAWRQWTRLAIGREGEVRPCGVLHRLQGPWGPGGSSRRVSVWPGS, from the coding sequence ATGGGCGCTGGGTGCCTGTGCCCCGGCAGGTCATGGGTGGCCGCGGGGCGTAGGTGTGTGAGCACGCGGCCAGCTCCCGGGGCCGCGAAGGGGTCCACACCCGGGGCTGGGCGTGCGGCGCCCCTGCCCTGGCTGAGGCCGTGTTCCctgggagggaggacagggagtTGCGCagtgggaggcagtgggaggtTGATCCCCAGCAGAGCTAGCCACGCCTGCGgcctggagcccagccctgcaggtGCCGGGCGGCGGGAGCCGGTGGAAAGGAGGGAGTGCGCTGTGGAGGAAGGGGGGCAGGCGGCGGCGGAAGGGGGCGTGAGTTTCGGTGCGAGGGTCCCGGTGGGCGCAGTGCCTGTTGGGTCTCCCGTGGAGACGCTGGTGCTGGAGTTAGGGAGGCATGGGTGTGCCAGGGTGTGGCCCGCAAAGGAAAGGGTCCCATGGGGCCCGGCGGGCCTTCCGGTGCTGGCGGCGGGGCTGTGGCGTGTGCCTCGCGTGGGGCCCGAGCGCCCAACTGGTGGCAGGTTGCGGGAGCCCGGCAGCAGGCCGTCTGGGCGGGTGGCGTTGTGTGCGGTGGACACGCAGCAGGCGTGGGGCGCGGTTTGGGGCAGGCAGGCCTCCGGGGTCCCCAGAGTGCCCTGGGGAGACCGGCCTGAGGGAGCCAGGTCCCGTGCACCCGGGGGCCTGGTGTGGCGGGCCTGGAGGGTGAAGGGTGAGCGAGCCGAGCCCAGAGCCTGGCGGCAGTGGACGCGCCTCGCCATTGGCCGTGAGGGCGAGGTGCGGCCCTGCGGGGTGTTGCACAGGCTCCAGGGCCCTTGGGGTCCCGGAGGGTCCAGCAGAAGGGTCTCTGTTTGGCCCGGGTCCTGA
- the LOC125120771 gene encoding uncharacterized protein LOC125120771, with protein sequence MGPAKERNLRRAHVVARERGCGAGSRSGPERASGGHLVAVLGGGEPAFGIHVWGPGTWENAGASLSAPGTPLCRAFLPPPAPTAGPCGCRHPERGEAREAGEPWKPDAVRVSRWRGPGPLAPAWPFLLVETLVVCVPSRPDPGEQRGGPLILSRATERGRGAPADQWACRPCRGSVETWRWRAAWRTADLVACHRARPRSSRRPVGVPSLSRLCGDLAMVSGPCPQWWRTRPWGARLSGAPGHPRFSRALAPAGQLRGREGGSVPSCPVARLSGPAPKRCRDGAGWISRCGGGECAFWRRSPCSDR encoded by the exons ATGGGCCCAGCCAAGGAGAGAAACCTAAGGCGCGCGCACGTGGTCGCCAGAGAAAGG GGGTGTGGAGCCGGTAGCCGCAGTGGCCCTGAACGTGCCTCCGGGGGGCACCTTGTTGCTGTGTTGGGCGGCGGGGAGCCGGCCTTCGGGATCCATGTTTGGGGCCCTGGGACGTGGGAGAATGCCGgggcctctctctctgcccctggcACGCCTCTGTGCAGGGCCTTCCTTCCCCCCCCGGCCCCCACGGCGGGTCCGTGTGGCTGCAGACACCCAGAAAGAGGGGAGGCCCGGGAGGCTGGGGAGCCGTGGAAGCCCGATGCAGTGCGGGTCTCCAGGTGGAGGGGCCCTGGTCCCCTGGCGCCAGCGTGGCCCTTCCTCCTTGTGGAAACCCTTGTGGTGTGTGTGCCCTCTCGCCCTGACCCAGGAGAGCAGCGTGGCGGACCCCTGATCTTGTCGCGTGCCACCGAGCGAGGCCGAGGAGCTCCCGCAGACCAGTGGGCGTGCCGTCCTTGTCGCGGCTCTGTGGAGACCTGGCGATG GAGAGCAGCGTGGCGGACCGCTGATCTTGTCGCGTGCCACCGAGCGAGGCCGAGGAGCTCCCGCAGACCAGTGGGCGTGCCGTCCTTGTCGCGGCTCTGTGGAGACCTGGCGATGGTGAGCGGCCCCTGTCCTCAGTGGTGGAGAACTCGCCCTTGGGGCGCTCGTCTGTCGGGAGCCCCGGGCCACCCCCGCTTCTCGCGGGCTTTGGCCCCGGCAGGCCAGCTCCGGGGGCGTGAGGGGGGGAGCGTCCCGTCCTGCCCAGTGGCTCGTCTGTCTGGGCCCGCCCCCAAACGCTGCCGTGATGGAGCGGGTTGGATCTCCAGGTGCGGAGGCGGTGAATGTGCCTTCTGGCGGCGCAGCCCGTGCTCGGATCGATGA
- the LOC125120772 gene encoding skin secretory protein xP2-like, producing the protein MRPPAEDGHPPLAASQAMHMSEVPGPVAGRVTWARSAAGVACCAGQTTHCRASKGSASQPPVREDRAPGRTPTRGLPKDPSRCGHRAAREAAAFPRPLRGATPPRGEATCKTGPAPARAVLPYPGLPQPLTPCHLRPGHLLQSPSPIQTGLSTHVPGRLPLPACRSPLQVPPSRHPAPASGPTSLDVPGERPQGFPGSALPRAPATTRPLQQGALRGPQSRKRTLPCRDPVSHRSLRRAPGWARTPPGTLGPPTCLGCRAQLSAHGTAWETPQGRREAARDLQHARARGLSPEASAGRRSPCFLGPAGGRLPQTHPSGC; encoded by the coding sequence ATGAGGCCGCCCGCGGAGGACGGACACCCGCCCCTAGCAGCCTCCCAGGCAATGCACATGAGTGAGGTGCCTGGGCCTGTCGCAGGGCGGGTGACCTGGGCGAGGTCAGCGGCCGGGGTGGCTTGCTGTGCCGGGCAGACCACCCACTGCAGGGCGTCCAAGGGCTCGGCATCGCAACCTCCAGTGAGGGAGGACCGTGCACCGGGAAGGACTCCGACCCGTGGCCTCCCAAAGGACCCCTCACGGTGCGGTCACCGCGCGGCCAGGGAGGCGGCTGCCTTCCCCAGACCCCTACGGGGAGCCACGCCTCCCAGAGGAGAGGCCACATGCAAGaccggccccgcccctgcccgcgCGGTCCTTCCCTACCCGGGCCTCCCACAGCCGCTGACGCCATGCCACTTGAGGCCAGGGCACCTCCTCCAGAGCCCCTCGCCCATCCAGACGGGCCTGTCCACCCACGTCCCCGGCAGGCTCCCTCTGCCCGCCTGTCGCTCACCACTTCAGGTGCCCCCATCTCgccacccagccccagcctccgGGCCAACATCCCTGGACGTCCCAGGGGAGCGCCCTCAGGGTTTCCCAGGCTCCGCCCTCCCAAGAGCCCCCGCTACCACAAGACCCCTGCAGCAGGGGGCCCTCAGGGGTCCCCAGAGCAGAAAGAGAACACTACCCTGCCGGGATCCCGTCTCCCACAGGAGCCTGAGAAGGGCGCCGGGCTGGGCCAGGACGCCCCCTGGGACCCTAGGGCCGCCCACTTGCCTCGGGTGCCGGGCCCAACTTTCGGCCCACGGGACGGCCTGGGAAACCCCCCAAGGCCGGCGGGAGGCCGCCCGGGATCTCCAGCACGCTCGGGCGCGCGGCCTCTCCCCCGAGGCCAGCGCCGGGCGCCGTTCCCCATGCTTCCTGGGCCCGGCCGGCGGCCGCCTTCCCCAGACCCACCCGAGTGGCTGCTGA
- the LOC125120773 gene encoding basic proline-rich protein-like, whose amino-acid sequence MRLWLSSSIRARAHPWDGHRHSPHRRDGQPASSLPAAPPRVPSPTAGKQVSSTPGSTGCGSRRHRPRPRGYLGAGHCRLPSPTRWPSIPPPAARQHASLRQEGLAFPGSLPTGSGFRSPCWPPFLRRSSWVRATTDTQKHASARGPAAQGTGAVPPTAQGLWAAWLPPVPGLPPLTGCPAAKGPRAGASTAPSLSRHSATRAAPAASPHPSPRNPTSLRLPKALPTRTPPSFRRGHPNPESDSAPTPSLGLSPSPRWGNTLAPATDPACPRRQRHTRPRALCRSLSPDRGRAPAGEVSAPRAALRGPWTRGPHGHTCTPPPLSPARSQDPGQTETLLLDPPGPQGPWSLCNTPQGRTSPSRPMARGVPCRQALGSARSPFTLQARHTRPPGARDLAPSGRAPQGTLGTPEACLPQPRPTPAACPPHTTRPARTACCRAPATCHQLGARAPREAHATAPPPAPEGPPGPMGPFPLRATPWHTHASLTPAPASPRDTQQALRPPGPSHRNSRPLPPPPAPLPPQRTPSFPPAPAARHLQGWAPGRSRGNTASARAGAPHGLNAQPRVWTPSRPRELAACSHTYAPRPPRTCRGTGTQRPFTGPGPLRPAFHAPPKSLRISHTTAHATLKALPPRAPNSPPHGAVRTLAQDLGPSCPSHDRIPQPDSGAPPGATWRPTASTSLGKAAGGPGVPMPPRDSARDRHWQPCRPREGAGQGVRPRPNGHHGKAPRPASSLPTRTWGGSPAEAKTPAAHPQPTDTLCARHRGQDPVDALELVQSTTFLGKVHLGLFPTLVPGI is encoded by the exons ATGCGTTTGTGGCTGTCATCATCGATCCGAGCACGGGCACACCCGTGGGACGGGCACCGCCACAGCCCCCACCGCCGCGACGGCCAGCCAGCTAGCTCCCTCCCGGCCGCGCCCCCGAGGGTCCCGAGCCCAACCGCGGGCAAGCAGGTCAGCTCCACCCCCGGGAGCACCGGGTGCGGGTCCCGGCGCCACCGACCGCGCCCCAGGGGCTACCTTGGCGCAGGCCACTGCCGCTTACCATCGCCTACCAGGTGGCCATCGATCCCGCCACCGGCCGCACGCCAACACGCCTCCCTGCGGCAGGAGGGACTGGCCTTCCCGGGGTCTCTCCCGACAGGCTCCGGCTTCCGCTCCCCGTGCTGGCCTCCGTTTCTCCGCCGCAGCAGCTGGGTCAGGGCGACAACGGACACGCAGAAGCACGCCTCAGCGAGGGGCCCAGCTGCCCAAGGCACAGGGGCCGTGCCCCCCACCGCCCAGGGCCTGTGGGCAGCCTGGCTGCCACCTGTCCCTGGCCTCCCCCCTCTCACTGGCTGCCCAGCCGCCAAAGGGCCACGCGCAGGGGCCAGCACTGCCCCTTCGCTGTCGCGCCACAGCGCCACCCGGGCCGCCCCCGCCGCCTCTCCACACCCTTCCCCCAGGAACCCCACCTCCCTCAGGCTCCCTAAGGCCCTGCCCACCCGCACCCCTCCCAGCTTCAGAAGAGGCCACCCCAACCCCGAGTCCGATTCCGCCCCAACGCCCTCCCTGGGGCTCTCCCCCTCACCCCGATGGGGAAACACCCTCGCTCCGGCCACCGACCCTGCCTGCCCACGCAGGCAGAGACACACGCGGCCCAGAGCGCTCTGCAGGAGCCTCAGCCCGGACCGCGGCCGTGCCCCCGCGGGGGAGGTCTCCGCCCCGAGAGCGGCTCTCCGCGGGCCCTGGACCCGGGGCCCCCACGGGCACACCTGCACTCCACCCCCGCTATCCCCAGCACGCTCTCAGGACCCGGGCCAAACAGAGACCCTTCTGCTGGACCCTCCGGGACCCCAAGGGCCCTGGAGCCTGTGCAACACCCCGCAGGGCCGCACCTCGCCCTCACGGCCAATGGCCAGGGGCGTCCCCTGCCGCCAGGCTCTGGGCTCGGCTCGCTCACCCTTCACCCTCCAGGCCCGCCACACCAGGCCCCCGGGTGCACGGGACCTGGCTCCCTCAGGCCGGGCTCCCCAGGGCACTCTGGGGACCCCGGAGGCCTGCCTGCCCCAACCGCGCCCCACGCCTGCTGCGTGTCCACCGCACACAACGCGACCCGCCAGGACGGCCTGCTGCCGGGCTCCCGCAACCTGCCACCAGTTGGGCGCTCGGGCCCCACGCGAGGCACACGCCACAGCCCCGCCGCCAGCACCGGAAGGCCCGCCGGGCCCCATGGGACCCTTTCCTTTGCGTGCCACACCCTGGCACACCCATGCCTCCCTAACTCCAGCACCAGCGTCTCCACGGGACACCCAACAGGCACTGCGCCCACCGGGACCCTCGCACCGAAACTCACGCCCCCTTCCGCCGCCGCCTGCCCCCCTTCCTCCACAGCGCACTCCCTCCTTTCCACCGGCTCCCGCCGCCCGGCacctgcagggctgggctccaggcCGCAGCCGTG GGAACACGGCCTCAGCCAGGGCAGGGGCGCCGCACGGCCTCAACGCCCAGCCCCGGGTGTGGACCCCTTCGCGGCCCCGGGAGCTGGCCGCGTGCTCACACACCTACGCCCCGCGGCCACCCAGGACCTGCCGGGGCACAGGCACCCAGCGCCCATTCACGGGCCCGGGACCCCTCCGGCCTGCCTTCCACGCGCCTCCCAAATCTCTGCGCAtatcccacaccacagcccacgccACCCTGAAGGCACTGCCGCCCCGGGCACCCAACTCTCCCCCCCACGGGGCTGTGCGCACACTGGCCCAGGACCTCGGGCCCTCCTGCCCTTCTCACGACCGCATTCCGCAGCCCGACTCGGGGGCACCGCCCGGGGCCACGTGGCGCCCCACCGCCTCCACCTCTCTGGGAAAGGCCGCAGGAGGCCCGGGGGTCCCGATGCCGCCCAGGGACTCTGCGAGGGACAGGCACTGGCAGCCCTGCCGACCCCGTGAAGGCGCAGGCCAAGGCGTCCGACCCCGCCCAAACGGCCATCACGGCAAGGCCCCCCggcctgcctcctctctccccaccagaaCCTGGGGCGGCAGCCCGGCCGAGGCCAAGACCCCCGCTGCTCACCCGCAACCTACAGACACCCTCTGCGCCCGACACCGCGGGCAGGACCCCGTGGACGCCTTGGAGCTTGTGCAATCAACCACATTCCTGGGGAAAGTGCATTTGGGTCTGTTCCCCACCCTTGTTCCTGGCATATAG